One part of the Cottoperca gobio chromosome 14, fCotGob3.1, whole genome shotgun sequence genome encodes these proteins:
- the LOC115018875 gene encoding claudin-4-like codes for MASLGMQMLASALCLLGWAGVIISCILPMWRVTAFVGSTIVTSQTIWEGIWMTCVAQSTGQIQCKPYDSLLALSADLQAARALIVVAITTGSAGLILAFIGGKCTRFLDEEGGGVKGKVAVAAGAILIVTGLLCLIPTSWAAGSVVKKFYSASIDAQRREIGACIYIGWGASVLLILGGGLFISSACPLKAHNEDKSPSVRYLVVRSSNGSTQAGSQRSRVPPATSQPLGVLPRSRSYDGASTKPPVYTRPPWEDGAEQGSRSEGSWAPSSKSQMKRPGSTKSEYSEAPSTKSQLKRAEMEENSSVKSENEDTSSNPARTYL; via the coding sequence ATGGCCTCTTTGGGGATGCAGATGCTGGCCAGCGCCCTGTGCCTCCTGGGTTGGGCAGGGGTCATCATCAGCTGCATACTGCCCATGTGGCGGGTCACGGCCTTCGTGGGAAGCACCATCGTCACCTCGCAGACCATCTGGGAGGGCATCTGGATGACCTGTGTGGCGCAGAGCACGGGGCAGATCCAGTGTAAACCTTACGACTCTCTTCTTGCTCTCAGCGCAGATCTGCAGGCCGCCAGGGCTCTCATCGTCGTTGCCATCACTACGGGAAGCGCGGGCCTCATTCTAGCCTTCATTGGAGGGAAGTGCACTCGCTTTTTGGATGAGGAAGGAGGCGGGGTTAAAGGCAAGGTGGCTGTAGCAGCAGGAGCCATTTTGATCGTCACAGGGCTGCTGTGTTTGATCCCCACATCGTGGGCGGCCGGGTCCGTGGTGAAGAAGTTCTACAGCGCCTCCATAGATGCTCAACGGAGGGAGATTGGCGCTTGCATCTACATCGGCTGGGGAGCGTCCGTCCTGCTTATCTTGGGAGGGGGTTTGTTCATCAGCTCAGCATGCCCCCTCAAAGCCCACAATGAGGACAAGAGCCCTTCTGTCCGTTACTTGGTGGTTCGTTCCTCCAACGGGTCCACCCAGGCAGGCTCCCAACGCAGCAGAGTACCACCAGCAACATCTCAGCCTCTCGGAGTCCTTCCCAGGTCTCGAAGCTACGATGGAGCATCAACAAAGCCTCCGGTGTACACAAGGCCTCCCTGGGAGGACGGGGCTGAGCAGGGCTCGAGGTCAGAAGGATCATGGGCTCCATCATCAAAGTCTCAGATGAAAAGACCGGGGTCGACAAAGTCTGAATACAGTGAGGCGCCGTCCACAAAGTCTCAACTGAAACGAGCAGAAATGGAAGAGAATTCATCCGTCAAGAGCGAAAATGAGGACACGTCCTCAAACCCAGCGAGAACATACCTATGA
- the LOC115018718 gene encoding claudin-like protein ZF-A89: protein MASAGLQILAIFLASVGFLGDIIICALPMWKVSAFIGTNIVTAQTFWEGLWMNCVMQSTGQMQCKVYDSLLALPADLQAARALVVISILVVFMGIMLAVVGGKCTNCIEDEGAKSKVAIAAGVFFIVGSILCLIPVSWSANTIIRNFYNPTMIDAQRRELGASLFIGWASSGLLLLGGALLCCQCPKNKDRGYSAKYSAPRSAASRGAYV, encoded by the coding sequence ATGGCATCTGCAGGGCTCCAGATTTTGGCCATCTTTTTGGCAAGCGTCGGCTTTCTGGGAGATATCATCATCTGCGCCCTGCCCATGTGGAAGGTGTCTGCTTTCATTGGGACCAACATTGTGACGGCGCAGACCTTTTGGGAGGGCCTGTGGATGAACTGTGTGATGCAGAGCACTGGACAGATGCAGTGCAAGGTCTACGACTCCCTGCTGGCTCTTCCCGCTGACTTGCAAGCTGCCCGGGCCCTGGTTGTGATCTCCATCCTGGTCGTCTTCATGGGAATCATGCTCGCTGTCGTAGGGGGAAAATGCACCAACTGCATCGAAGATGAGGGGGCCAAGAGCAAGGTGGCCATTGCTGCGGGCGTGTTCTTCATAGTTGGTAGTATACTGTGCCTGATCCCTGTGTCCTGGTCTGCCAACACTATCATCAGAAACTTCTACAACCCCACTATGATCGATGCACAGAGGAGGGAGCTCGGGGCGTCGCTGTTCATCGGTTGGGCGTCATCAGGACTTCTGTTGCTTGGAGGTGCACTTCTCTGCTGCCAGTGTCCGAAGAATAAGGATAGAGGATACTCTGCGAAATATTCAGCCCCACGTTCAGCAGCCAGCAGAGGCGCCTATGTTTAA
- the LOC115018717 gene encoding claudin-4-like → MASQGLQIMGVLLAFIGWLGTIITCAMPMWRVTAFVGANIVTAQVIWEGLWMTCVVQSTGQMQCKVYDSMLALPQDLQAARAMVVISVMVGVFGVLMAVAGGKCTNCMEDEVAKAKACIVSGVIFIIAALLIMIPVSWSAHTVIRDFYNPMVIAAQRRELGAALYIGWGSAGLLLLGGGLLCNNCPPRDGKRPYLPAKFAPARIASSNVDYV, encoded by the coding sequence ATGGCTTCTCAGGGACTCCAGATCATGGGTGTGCTGCTGGCGTTTATTGGCTGGCTGGGCACCATCATCACTTGCGCTATGCCCATGTGGAGAGTCACTGCTTTCGTCGGGGCGAACATCGTCACCGCCCAGGTGATCTGGGAAGGCTTGTGGATGACCTGCGTGGTCCAGAGCACGGGACAGATGCAGTGTAAGGTTTACGATTCCATGCTGGCTCTACCTCAAGACCTACAGGCCGCCAGGGCCATGGTGGTCATCTCTGTGATGGTCGGTGTGTTCGGCGTCCTCATGGCCGTCGCTGGAGGAAAGTGCACCAACTGCATGGAGGACGAAGTGGCCAAAGCCAAAGCCTGCATTGTGTCCGGAGTGATCTTCATAATAGCCGCCTTGCTGATCATGATCCCAGTGTCGTGGtcagcacacacagtgatcaGGGACTTTTATAACCCCATGGTGATCGCTGCTCAGAGGAGGGAGCTCGGTGCTGCACTTTATATCGGCTGGGGCTCCGCTGGGCTACTGCTGCTGGGAGGAGGCCTGCTATGCAACAACTGCCCCCCAAGAGACGGCAAGAGACCCTACCTACCTGCCAAGTTCGCACCTGCAAGAATCGCATCTTCAAACGTGGACTATGTGTGA
- the LOC115018705 gene encoding claudin-4-like: protein MVAGGLQILGAALGLLGWIGVIIVCAIPMWKVTAFIGSNIVTSQTSWEGIWMSCVHQSTGQMQCKVYDSMLALSSDLQAARALTIVSIVVGIMAILLSVAGGKCTNCVEDPSSKAKVGIAAGVMFIVAGVLCLVPVCWTAHTIIRNFYNPTLISSQKRELGAALYIGWGAGALMLIGGGLLCSRCPAKDEDSYSARYKTARSDASAPASGKDYV, encoded by the coding sequence ATGGTGGCTGGTGGGTTACAAATCCTGGGCGCAGCTCTAGGGCTCCTGGGCTGGATTGGTGTCATAATTGTGTGCGCCATTCCGATGTGGAAGGTCACTGCTTTTATCGGCAGCAACATCGTGACCTCACAGACCTCATGGGAAGGTATTTGGATGAGCTGTGTCCACCAAAGCACAGGCCAGATGCAGTGTAAGGTCTACGACTCCATGCTGGCCCTCAGCTCTGACCTCCAGGCCGCCCGGGCCCTGACCATCGTCTCCATCGTGGTGGGCATCATGGCTATCCTGCTCTCCGTAGCCGGGGGGAAATGCACCAACTGTGTGGAGGATCCGTCGTCCAAGGCCAAGGTGGGCATTGCAGCTGGAGTTATGTTCATCGTAGCTGGAGTCCTCTGCCTCGTCCCTGTCTGCTGGACGGCCCACACCATCATCCGAAACTTCTACAACCCGACTTTGATCAGCTCCCAGAAGAGAGAGTTGGGCGCCGCGCTCTACATCGGGTGGGGGGCGGGCGCCTTGATGCTCATTGGAGGGGGGTTGCTCTGCTCCAGATGCCCCGCTAAGGACGAGGACTCCTACTCTGCAAGGTACAAAACTGCCAGATCTGATGCCTCAGCACCAGCGTCCGGGAAAGACTATGTCTGA
- the LOC115018782 gene encoding claudin-4-like yields MGGQGMQIGGLALVLMGILGVCTTCGLPMWRETSFVGANIVTAQSVWDGLWLHCVLQATGQMQCKRQTKSITLTVDIQAGRALTLISILAGLLGFIVTLGGGGVVNCSGAPPDPLETPTASSSRKKVRLLGGVLCVLAGILCLISVSWSAAATILIFNDPLAIAALKREVGSSIYIGWASSVLLLLGGALICFVCGEKERTPPSYYSYMPYSTNTQYSDSASRMATLRSDVIGPNTSRMLDRRTPSRMVEQVAQVHEYTSPNKGLIYGN; encoded by the exons ATGGGAGGGCAGGGCATGCAGATTGGGGGTCTTGCACTGGTCCTGATGGGTATTTTAGGAGTGTGTACGACATGTGGACTACCAATGTGGCGTGAGACGTCTTTTGTGGGAGCAAATATTGTCACGGCACAATCG GTGTGGGATGGTCTGTGGTTACACTGTGTCCTTCAGGCCACAGGTCAGATGCAGTGCAAGAGACAGACAAAATCCATCACTTTGACCGTTGATATTCAGGCTGGACGTGCCCTCACATTGATCTCCATCCTCGCCGGCCTCCTGGGCTTCATTGTTACCCTCGGAGGAGGAGGCGTAGTCAACTGTAGTGGCGCTCCACCTGATCCCTTAGAGACTCCGACCGCCTCTTCCTCCAGAAAGAAG GTGCGTCTGCTGGGTGGAGTTCTGTGTGTCCTAGCCGGCATCCTGTGCCTGATTTCAGTCAGCtggtcagcagcagcaaccaTCTTAATCTTCAATGACCCTTTAGCAATTGCAGCCCTGAAGAGAGAGGTGGGCTCCTCCATCTACATAGGCTGGGCCTCCTCTGTGCTGCTCCTGCTCGGCGGTGCTCTGATCTGCTTCGTCTgtggggagaaggagagaaccCCACCTTCCTACTACTCCTACATGCCGTACAGCACCAACACTCAATACAGCGACTCTGCATCCCGCATGGCCACTCTGAGGTCTGATGTTATTGGACCAAACACCTCGAGGATGTTGGACCGTCGTACGCCAAGTAGGATGGTCGAGCAAGTAGCCCAAGTGCATGAGTATACCTCCCCGAATAAAGGTCTTATTTATGGAAATTAA
- the LOC115018628 gene encoding claudin-like protein ZF-A89, which translates to MASAGLQILAVFLATIGFLGDIIICALPMWKVSAFIGTNIVTAQTFWEGLWMNCVMQSTGQMQCKVYDSLLALPADLQAARALVVISILVVFMGIMLAVAGGKCTNCIEDEGAKSKVAIAAGVFFIVGSILCLIPVSWSANAIIRNFYNPTMIDAQRRELGASLFIGWASSGLLLIGGALLCCQCPKNKDRGYSAKYSAPRSAASRDAYV; encoded by the exons ATGGCATCTGCAGGGCTCCAGATTTTGGCCGTCTTTTTGGCAACTATCGGCTTTCTGGGAGATATCATCATCTGCGCCCTGCCCATGTGGAAGGTGTCTGCTTTCATTGGGACCAACATTGTGACGGCGCAGACCTTTTGGGAGGGCCTGTGGATGAACTGTGTGATGCAGAGCACTGGACAGATGCAGTGCAAGGTCTACGACTCCCTGCTGGCTCTTCCCGCTGACTTGCAAGCTGCCCGGGCCCTGGTTGTGATCTCCATCCTGGTCGTCTTCATGGGAATCATGCTCGCTGTCGCAGGGGGAAAATGCACCAACTGCATCGAAGATGAGGGGGCCAAGAGCAAGGTGGCCATTGCTGCGGGCGTGTTCTTCATAGTTGGTAGTATACTGTGCCTGATTCCTGTGTCCTGGTCTGCCAACGCTATCATCAGAAACTTCTACAACCCCACTATGATCGACGCACAGAGGAGGGAGCTCGGGGCGTCGCTGTTCATCGGTTGGGCATCATCAGGACTTCTGTTGATTGGAG GTGCACTTCTCTGCTGCCAGTGTCCGAAGAATAAGGATAGAGGATACTCTGCGAAATATTCAGCCCCACGTTCAGCAGCCAGCAGAGACGCCTATGTTTAA
- the LOC115018719 gene encoding claudin-4-like — protein MQTQLVGVCLAIIGFLGTIVICALPMWKVTAFVGASIITSQVFWEGLWMNCVIQSTGQSQCKAYDSILALPQDLQASRALICVSIAVSMVAIGLTVVGAHCTNFFRADRLYKANIGVAGGVVFILAGLLCVIPVSLSAHSIITGFYNPLPTSERRGELGASIYVGWASGVLLIIGGGVLCSTYRCRGR, from the coding sequence ATGCAGACCCAGCTcgttggtgtgtgtttggcaaTCATCGGCTTTCTTGGCACCATCGTTATCTGCGCACTGCCCATGTGGAAGGTGACTGCCTTTGTTGGGGCAAGCATCATCACCTCTCAGGTCTTCTGGGAAGGTTTATGGATGAATTGTGTCATACAGAGCACGGGTCAGTCACAATGTAAAGCCTACGATTCCATTCTGGCTTTACCACAGGATCTGCAGGCTTCCAGGGCTCTGATCTGCGTCTCCATCGCTGTCAGCATGGTGGCCATCGGGCTCACTGTGGTCGGGGCCCACTGCACCAACTTCTTTCGTGCCGACCGGCTGTACAAAGCTAATATCGGCGTGGCTGGGGGTGTGGTGTTTATATTAGCAGGCCTCCTGTGTGTTATTCCTGTCAGCTTGTCGGCTCACAGCATCATCACAGGTTTCTACAACCCCCTGCCCACCtcggagaggaggggagaactCGGGGCTTCCATATATGTGGGCTGGGCGTCTGGAGTTCTGCTCATCATTGGAGGAGGGGTGTTGTGTAGCACCTACAGATGCCGAGGacgatga
- the LOC115018890 gene encoding claudin-4-like, which yields MVSGGRQILGFVLAVIGFLGSIIICALPTWKVTAFIGANIITSQVIWEGLWMNCVTQSTGQMQCKVYDSLLALPQDLQASRALVIIGIIARLFGIILGMVGGKCTNFVEDEREKSRVAIASGIIFIIAGLMVRIPVSWTATGGLLCTSCPPREEKDYDVKYAKARSEHSSTAYV from the coding sequence ATGGTGTCTGGTGGAAGACAGATTCTGGGTTTTGTCCTGGCTGTCATCGGCTTTCTGGGGAGCATCATCATCTGCGCTCTCCCCACCTGGAAAGTCACAGCCTTCATTGGTGCAAACATCATCACTTCTCAGGTGATCTGGGAGGGTCTATGGATGAACTGTGTGACCCAGAGTACAGGTCAAATGCAGTGCAAAGTCTACGACTCTCTCCTGGCTTTACCTCAAGACCTGCAGGCTTCCAGAGCACTCGTCATCATCGGCATCATCGCCAGGCTCTTTGGGATCATTCTCGGCATGGTCGGGGGCAAGTGCACCAACTTTGTGGAGGACGAGAGGGAAAAGAGCAGAGTGGCCATCGCTTCTGGAATCATCTTTATCATTGCAGGCCTCATGGTGCGTATCCCCGTCTCCTGGACCGCCACAGGGGGCCTCCTGTGCACCTCCTGTCCCCCGAGAGAAGAAAAGGATTATGATGTGAAGTACGCCAAGGCTCGCTCTGAGCACAGCAGCACGGCCTACGTTTAG
- the LOC115018723 gene encoding claudin-4-like, translating to MVSLGLQILGVGLAVLGWIGNILICMLPLWKVSAFIGNNIVVAQTIWEGLWMSCVVQSTGQMQCKVYDSLLALPPDLQAARAMVVIAILFSLFGLLLSVVGGKCTTCIGDKAAKAKVAIAAGVFFMLSGALCLVTVSLPANTIIKDFYNPMVSDAQRRELGACLYMGWGASGLLLVGGALLCCQCPSGGDRYNGAKYSAPKSTTPGKEFV from the coding sequence ATGGTATCTTTAGGGCTGCAGATTCTGGGCGTCGGGCTGGCGGTGCTTGGATGGATTGGAAACATACTGATCTGTATGCTGCCCCTGTGGAAGGTGTCTGCTTTCATTGGGAACAACATTGTGGTGGCTCAGACCATCTGGGAAGGACTGTGGATGAGCTGCGTGGTGCAGAGCACCGGCCAGATGCAGTGCAAAGTCTACGACTCCCTGCTGGCCCTGCCCCCGGACCTCCAGGCGGCTCGGGCTATGGTGGTCATCGCCATCCTGTTCTCTCTGTTCGgcctgctgctctctgtggTCGGAGGGAAATGCACCACCTGCATTGGGGACAAGGCAGCAAAAGCCAAAGTAGCCATCGCCGCAGGTGTTTTCTTCATGCTGAGTGGGGCTCTCTGTCTGGTGACTGTGTCTCTGCCTGCTAACACTATCATAAAGGACTTCTACAACCCCATGGTTTCTGACGCCCAGAGGAGGGAGCTGGGTGCGTGTTTGTACATGGGCTGGGGAGCATCAGGACTACTGCTGGTCGGTGGCGCTCTTCTCTGTTGTCAGTGCCCGTCAGGAGGAGACCGCTATAATGGAGCAAAGTACTCCGCGCCTAAATCCACAACACCCGGGAAGGAATTTGTCTGA